One Sphingomonas endolithica DNA segment encodes these proteins:
- a CDS encoding alpha/beta hydrolase, whose translation MPRLLPIIHEGTRHGHPHRRRRHPNLYKDLCDGAATPIVFSHGWPLSSDEWDAQLLYFLGKDYRVIAHDRRGHGRSTQTEEGTDVDTYVADLLSLTDALDLKSAVHVGHSTGGETAR comes from the coding sequence CTGCCTCGCCTTCTCCCGATTATTCACGAAGGGACCCGCCATGGCCATCCGCACCGCCGCAGACGGCATCCAAATCTTTACAAGGATCTGTGTGACGGTGCAGCCACGCCAATCGTTTTCTCGCACGGCTGGCCTCTCTCGTCGGACGAATGGGACGCGCAGCTGCTCTACTTCCTGGGCAAGGATTACCGCGTGATCGCGCACGATCGGCGCGGCCATGGACGCTCGACCCAGACGGAGGAGGGTACCGACGTGGACACCTATGTCGCCGATCTGCTTTCGCTGACCGATGCGCTGGACCTCAAGAGCGCGGTCCACGTCGGGCACTCCACCGGCGGCGAGACAGCACGCTAA
- a CDS encoding nuclear transport factor 2 family protein — MTLQTSNKELVRHAFRTWAATGTGVFDILADNVRWTIAGSGPSAQTFNGRAAFLKGAFNPIAASFAGPMVPTIRDLIADGDTVGVRWDGAAPMKDGQTYRNSYAWFFTLGDGKVVEATAFLDLPTYDAALAGTALPPWPEAAPDNVGPDA; from the coding sequence ATGACCCTGCAGACCAGCAACAAGGAGCTTGTCCGTCACGCCTTCAGGACGTGGGCGGCAACCGGCACGGGTGTGTTCGACATCCTGGCCGATAACGTCCGCTGGACGATCGCGGGGTCCGGACCCTCGGCCCAGACCTTCAACGGTCGCGCGGCATTCCTCAAGGGCGCATTCAACCCGATCGCCGCGAGCTTTGCCGGGCCGATGGTGCCGACCATTCGTGATCTGATTGCAGATGGCGACACGGTGGGGGTGCGCTGGGATGGGGCCGCGCCGATGAAGGACGGCCAGACTTATCGCAACAGCTACGCGTGGTTCTTCACGCTGGGGGACGGCAAGGTTGTCGAGGCGACCGCGTTTCTCGACCTGCCGACCTACGATGCCGCGCTGGCGGGCACAGCCCTGCCGCCTTGGCCCGAGGCCGCACCGGACAACGTGGGGCCAGACGCATGA